A region of the Mycoavidus sp. HKI genome:
CTCAAACCCCGGATGCGCTGCCAAGAAAGCTTCAACCACGGCTTCATTTTCTGCCGCAAGCAAGCTGCAGGTTGCATAAATCAAGCGTCCACCTGGCTTAACCAGACGCGCCGCGCTCGCCAGAATTGAGGCTTGCTTAAGCGCCAACTCAGCCACTGACGCAGGCGTGTGTCGCCACTTAAGGTCAGGATTACGGCGTAGCGTGCCTAAACCACTGCATGGCGCATCAATCAAAACCCGATCAATCTTGCCAGCAAGCCGTTTGATCTTGCTATCGTGCTCACTATCCAGAAGCACAGGATGGACATTAGACAGACCGCTTTTTGCCAGCCGGGGCTTGAGTTTGGCCAGGCGCCTATCGGCCACATCAAAGGCATACAAACGCCCGGTAGAGCGCATCAGCGCTCCTAGCGCCAGTGTTTTGCCACCCGCTCCCGCACAAAAATCTACCACCATCTCACCTCGTTTAGGCGCGACCAGATGGCACAGTAACTGACTGCCTTCATCTTGCACTTCAAAGTGACCTTGCTCAAAAGCCAGCAGACGGTTTAACGCGGGTTTACCTGTCACGCGCACGCCAAACGGCGCAAATGGGGTCGCCTGTGCTTCTATGCCAGCTTCAGCCAGCGTAGCAATCACTTCATCACGGCTTGCTTTGAGGGGATTGACCCGCAAATCAAGCGTCGCGGGGTAGTTGAGCACGGTGGCCAGGTGTTTGTATTCATCGGCGCTAAAACCCTTGCCGGAGAGTTGCTCACTGAGCGCTGTCTCAAGCCACTCCGGCAAATTCATTTGAATCCGTGGAGGTAAGCTTGCCGGATCAATTTTTGCGACGCGCTCAAGCCACTCTACCTCAGCAGCAGATACAGAAGGCAGCAGTGTTTGCCGTCCCACTGTTTGCATCAGCCCAAGCAGTGCAAGCCGCCGAGTAGGCCGGTTGCTGCCGCTTTCAGCCAAATGCGCAAACTCAAGCTTACGGCGCAAGACTGCAAATACCGCTTCAGCAATGAAGCCACGTTCAGCATGGCCAAGCTTTGGCTGGGAGCGGAAAAAACGGCTGGTGACGACATCTGCCGGGCCGGTAAATTTCAATAACTCATTGAGCAATGTTTCGCTTTGATCGATGAGCCAAGGAGGGAGTTTTCTCATATTGAGCCTTCGGGGGCAATCAGCCATTGGGGGTCAGGTGGTATCAATCTCACGCGCGCGCCATCAAGCATCAGCCGGTCTTCGACAAACCAGCGTACGACGCGCGGATAGAGGATGTGTTCGCTCGCCAAGACGCGTGCGGCTAGGGTTGTCTCGTCATCATCCACCATTACAGGTACGGCGGACTGGGCAATAATCGGCCCGCCATCGAGTTCTGAGTTAACGAAATGGGCCGTCGCGCCATGGATTTTGACACCGGAATCTAACGCGCGCTGATGCGTGTTTAAGCCACGAAAGCTCGGTAACAATGAGGGATGGACGTTCAGTATGCGGTTTGCGTAACGCTCAACGAAAGCTGCTGTTAAGACCCGCATAAAACCCGCTAATACAATCAAATCTGGCGTAAATGAATCAATTGCTTCAGCCAGCGCTGCTTCAAACAACGCGCGCTCAGGATACGTCTTTGAATCAACGGTCACCGCCGCAATCCCTTGCGAGCGCGCGAAGATCAGACCTTTTGCATCGGCCCGATTTGCAATTACAGCCGCAACGCGTGCAGGCCAACGCTGCGCTTCACAGGCGCGCACAATCGCTTCCATATTGCTGCCGCGCCCGGAAATTAGAATCACAATTTTTTTCATTGACGGATTTTAACACCAGAGACGGCCGATTCATTCCCTCTGAGCGTAATAAGTACCCAGTGCTATACTTGTTATCTTCCTCTTCTGAGCTAGCCGAAAAACAGGATAGCTCGATTAAACGGTTAAACAGCACGAAAAGCAGTGGATAGGCAAAAATTGGGTTTATGGCAGCATCGAAGCGGCAATTGTCAGATCATTTGCGCAACCGAAAGTGTCCAATCAACAATGGTTATCATCAATCGGTCACAGCACATAAATAGATGGCACATAATAGAGGCTGAATGTGAGAGTGTTTAGAGGCCTTTCGAACGCGCGCAGCAAAACACCATGCGCCTTAACTATTGGCAATTTTGATGGCGTGCACCGCGGCCATCAAATGCTGCTAGCGCATATGCGCGAACAGGCTCAGCAACGAGGCTTGCCGGTTTGCGTGATGACTTTTGAGCCACATCCACGCGAATTTTTTAATGCGGCCAGCGCACCGCCACGCATTGCGCTGTTGCGTGACAAGCTTGAAGCCTTGCGCCTGTGTGGCGTGAACCAGGTGATTGTTGAGCCATTCAATGCTACTTTCGCGAGTCAAGCTGCGGCGACTTTTATCGAGCGCGTCATCGTACAAGGCCTAAATACACGCTGGCTCTTAGTGGGCGATGACTTTCGTTATGGCGCAAAACGGGCTGGCGATTTCGCTACCTTACAAACCGCCAGCAAGCAATATGGGTTTGAGGTCGAGAAAATCGCCACTATTACCAATGGCAATCTACGGATCTCTAGCTCTGCTGTACGGGCCGCCTTGCTCACGGGAGATCTGGCCAGCGCCGGCGTTTTGCTGGGTCGTGCCTATATGATTAGCGGTCATGTCATACATGGCAGAAAATTGGGGCGCGAGCTTGGTTTTCCGACCTTGAATTTTCGCATAGCGCCCCAACGCTTAGCGCTTAGCGGCATCTTTGCGGTACGTGTGCATGGACTAGCCCCAAACCCATTGCCTGCTGTCGCCAGCCTTGGCATACGACCTACGGTGGATGATTCGGGCCGGACGTTGCTCGAAGCGCATGTCCTCGATTGGCAAGGCGACGCTTATGGCAAACTAGTGCGAATTGAATTCCTGAAAAAATTGCGCGGCGAGGAAAAATATGATGGCCTTGCCACCTTACGCGCCGCGATTGCGCGCGACGTAGACAATGCGCGTACATTCTTCATCTCCTCTGATCAGAAACTATGAGCGATAAAAAAGCGGATGCAAAACCAGTTGCAAAATATCCGGTTAACCTCCTAAACACCTCTTTTCCAATGCGCGCTGAGCTACCCAAACGCGAACCGCAATGGATCAAAGCATGGCAACAAAAAAAGGTGTATCAAAAAATTCGCCAGATTTGCAAGGGGCGCCCGCAATTTGTCCTGCACGACGGCCCCCCCTATGCCAATGGCGATATTCACCTTGGCCATGCGGTTAACAAGATCTTGAAAGACATGATTGTGAAAGCGCGCACGCTGGCTGGCTTTGATGCCGCCTATGTGCCGGGCTGGGATTGTCATGGCATGCCGATCGAAATTCAAATTGAAAAAAAGTTTGGCAAAGCACTGCCCACTGCCGAAGTGCAGCGCAAAGCGCGCGCTTACGCGAATGAACAGATCGAGCGGCAAAAGACTGCATTTCAGCGCTTAGGGGTACTCGGCGATTGGGAGTCACCTTATCTCACGATGGATTTTGCCAATGAGGCTAATGAAATCCGCGCCTTCGCCAAAATTCTCGAAAAAGGATATATCTTTCGTGGCCTAAAACCTGTGAATTGGTGCTTTGATTGCGGCTCGGCCCTAGCCGAAGCGGAGGTCGAATATCAAGATAAAACCGATCCCACGATTGATGTTGGCTTTGCTTTCGCCCAACCAGAAAAAATCGCACAGGCATTTGGGCTCACCACGTTACCCCAAGCAAACGGTTGGATTGTCATCTGGACCACGACCCCGTGGACCATTCCGGCGAATCAAGCGCTGAATCTCCATCCAGAGTTTAGCTATAGTTTGGTTGACACGCCACGTGGCTTACTGATTCTGGCTACCGAACGCGTTGAAACATGCCTACAAGCGTATGGGCTCAGCGGCACGATCATTGCATCGGCGCCAGGTAAAGCGCTAGCAGGGCTCCATTTTCATCATCCGCTGGCCACTGCGCACGAAGCCTATCAACGGACTGCGCCCATCCACCTTGGCGATTATGTAACCTTAGAGACGGGCACGGGGGTGGTTCACTCAGCACCGGCCTATGGCGTTGAGGATTTTATTTCGTGTAAAGCGCATCACATCCATGATGAGCAGATCATTAACCCGGTGCTCGGCAATGGCCATTATGCTGAATCGCTGGCCCTTTTTGGCGGCCTGTCGATTTGGCAAGCGAATCCTAAAATTGTCGAAGCCTTAGACCAAGCTGGCGGGTTATTCAAAACCGAAATGTATACGCATAGCTATATGCATTGCTGGCGGCATAAAACACCCATCATTTATCGTGCGACTTCGCAATGGTTTGTGGGCATGGATCTAGTCCCTAAGGAAGGCGGCAAAACTCTGCGCGCCGCCGCCTTGGAAGGCATTGAGGCGACACATTTCTACCCGGCCTGGGGCAAACAGCGGCTATTTGGCATGATTGCTAACCGTCCCGACTGGACGGTCTCGCGGCAACGTCAATGGGGCGTACCGATCGCTTTTTTTGTGCATAAAGAAACTGGCGAGCTCCATCCTAATATGCTGGCCCTGCTTGAAGAAATCGCCCAACGCGTTGAGCAGGGCGGCATTGAAGCATGGCAAGCGCTTGATCCGCGTGAGTTACTCGGCGATGACGCAGATCACTATGAAAAAAACCGCGATACGCTCGATGTTTGGTTTGATTCTGGCACCACCCATTGGCATGTACTACGCGGCTCTCATCAGGATCAGCTTACCTTTCCAGCTGATTTGTATTTAGAAGGATCCGATCAGCATCGTGGCTGGTTCCATTCATCGCTGTTAACCGCGTCTATGCTTGATGGCCAGCCGCCTTACAAAGCCCTGCTCACGCATGGCTTTACTGTCGACGGACAAGGCCGCAAGATGTCAAAGTCGCTCGGCAATGTGATTGCGCCGCAGCAAATCACTGACACCCTGGGTGCTGAGATTATTCGGCTCTGGGTCGCATCGACCGACTATTCAGGCGAGTTATCCATTTCCGATGAAATCTTAAAACGCGTCGTCGAGAGTTATCGACGCATCCGTAATACGCTGCGCTTTTTATTGGCCAATTTGTCTGATTTTGTATATGCGCAGCACGCTCAACCGATCGCTAGCTGGCTTGAAATGGATCGCTATGCGCTGGCAATGTCAGCGGCTTTGCAACGCGAGATTCTCGTGCATTACGAGCAATATGAATTCCAGCCAGCGCTAGCAAAGCTCCAAACCTTTTGTTCAGAAGATTTGGGGAGTTTTTACCTGGATATCCTTAAAGACCGCCTCTATACCGCAGCGCCAGATGCGCCCGCACGGCGCGCCGCGCAAACCGTGCTGTATCACATCACGCAAAGTCTGTTGCGGATGATTGCGCCTATTTTATCCTTTACCGCCGAAGAAGCATGGCAAGTCCTAGAGCCGGACGCAGCCACCATTTTTACCGAAACTCATCACACATATCCAGCCGTCGAGCACGCTGAAACACTGATCGCCAAATGGCAACTGGTGCGCACGGTACGTAGTGAAGTCACCAAAGCACTTGAAGCTGCTCGCACCAGTGGTCAGATCGGTTCATCGTTGCAAGCCGAGGTGGAGTTAAGCATGAGCGGCGTGCGTTATGAGACCTTAGCAAGCTTAGGCGACGACTTAAAATTTATTTTGATTACGTCCGCCGCGACCGTCGTCAAAGTTGAGCAGGAAAGCGATGAAGGCATCTATGTGACCCCTTCTGCGCATCACAAATGCGAGCGTTGTTGGCATTATCGTAGCGACGTCGGCACAGAATCCGCCCATCCCACCCTCTGCATGAGATGTTTTAACAATCTATTTGGCGCTGGCGAACCTACGCGGAGGGCGGCATAATGGCAAACCAACACAATCGCGAAACACTCATACGTTGGTTAGGGTTAGCGCTGGCCATTATCTTGTGCGACCAGCTCAGCAAGCTCTCAATCATGCACACTTATGCTTATGGCGAGTCGCATCCGCTGACTTCATTTTTTAATCTAGTCCTGGTCTATAATCCAGGCGCGGCTTTTAGCTTTTTAGCGAAAGCCGGCGGCTGGCAACGCTGGGCTTTTATTGCGTTGGGCATAGCTGCAGCACTTTTTATCACTTACTTACTTAAACGGCACAGCGGCCAAAAGCTTTTTTGCACTGCGCTGTCTCTCATTCTTGGGGGCGCGCTTGGCAATGTCGTCGACCGGCTGTTATATGGCCATGTCATTGATTTTCTCGATTTTCATTTTCGGGGCTGGCACTGGCCAGCCTTCAACGTGGCCGATAGCGCGATTACGTGCGGTGCAATTTTGCTGATTATCGATGAACTGCGGCGTGTTCGTCGCGCACGCTAAAGCAATAGAGGTGCGGCGCCGCAATCACGAACGCACGGCTGATGAGGCCATGCTCATTTAGGCTGATGACGCCATGCTCAGTTATTGTGCGAAACTCCGAACCGGCTGATTAACTTAAAGAATCCAGATGGATCTGCTCAACAAACATCTCGTGCTTGGTCTAACAGGCGGCATTGCCTGCTATAAATCAGCGCAACTAACCCGTCTTCTCACCCAAGCAGGCGCTACTGTACAGGTCGTGATGACCGACGCCGCGACCCAATTCATTACACCGGTTACGATGCAAGCGCTGTCAGGCCGCCCAGTCTATACCAGCCAGTGGGATGCACGCATGAGCAATAATATGGCTCATATCGACCTCTCACGGGCAGCCGATGCAATCATCATCGCGCCCACTTCAGCGGATTTTATTGCGAAACTGGTCCACGGCTTGGCCGACGATCTTCTCTCCACGCTAGCCATTGGGCGCACTTGCCCGCTGCTGGTGGCCCCGGCGATGAATCAGCAGATGTGGCAAAATCCAGCCACCCAGCGCAACCTCGCGCAACTTCATGCAGATAAAATCTTGGTGCTGGGCCCTGATGCCGGGTCGCAAGCATGCGGCGAAACCGGTGCAGGCCGGATGCTTGAGCCAATGGCAATATTAGATGCCATCATTGCATTTTTCCAACCGAAATTACTGGCCGGCAAACGCGTACTCATCACGGCAGGCCCGACCTATGAACCGATTGATCCAGTCCGCGGCCTCACCAACCGTTCAAGCGGCAAAATGGGCTTCGCTCTGGCACGCGCAGCGGCGCACAGTGGCGCGCAGGTTCGCTTAATTGCAGGCCCAACGCCACTTGCCACGCCCGCCGGCGTGATCCGTGACGATGTACAAACCGCTCAACAAATGTGTGATGCCGTCATGGCCGAAATAGCCGAAACCGATATTTTTATCGCGGTCGCAGCCGTTTCTGACTGGCGCGTTGACCAAGTCAGCATGGAAAAGATTAAGAAAAATAGCGAAGCCATCACCCCTCGCTTCACTTTTGTTGAAAATCCAGATATTTTACGGATGGTCGCCCATTTGCCCAAGCCCCCCTTTTGCGTAGGTTTTGCAGCAGAAAGTGAAGAGCTTGAGAAGCATGGACAGGAAAAACGGATACGCAAAAACGTACCGCTTTTAGTCGGCAATCTTGGTCCTAAGGCTTTTGGTTACGACGACAACGAAGTCACATTATTCGACGCAACAGGCGCGACCCCGCTGCCGCGCATGGATAAACAAGCGCTGGCCCGCACTTTAATCGCTGAAATTGCACAGCGTCTAACTGTTAAAGATTAATATGAAAATCGATATCAAAATTCTCGATCCGCGCATGCGTGATCAATTACCGCACTATGCAAGCCCGGGCAGCGCCGGCCTTGATTTGCGTGCGTGCCTTGAAGCTCCGCTGACGCTTGAGCCTGGCGCTACGGCATTAGTTCCCACCGGGCTCGCGATTCATCTAAATGACCCAGGCTATGCCGCGCTGATTTTGCCACGCTCAGGGCTTGGGCATAAACACGGTATTGTGCTGGGCAATCTAGTGGGGCTGATTGATTCCGACTACCAAGGGCAGTTGATGATCTCGACCTGGAACCGAGGGCAAACTCGCTTTACGCTCACGCCCTTTGAGCGTTTGGCCCAACTCGTAGTCGTGCCTGTGATACAAGCTGAATTTAATATTGTTGATGAGTTTGCGCAAAGTGCACGTGGTGAAGGCGGGTTTGGGAGTACAGGTAGGGCGTAGATAACTCCGATTTGTGCGGCTAGCACCTGTGTTTGGTTGCGTTGGAAAACGCGATGATTGAACGTCATCAACGCTCTCCATTTTGCTTCGTTTTAATTTGGTGCTAAGCCGCTTGAACTCACTGGGGTTACATAACTAGACAACGATTTTGCTGTTGTCGCGCCTCTTCGGCTCTGCGTTGCGCGTCAGCCTCACTTTTAAACGGCCCATCATACGGGCGAGTGCGCGCCTCAAGCGGGGAGCCCAATCGATATCCGTAGACGCTAGGAAGCGCTTGCTGGGACAAGAGATACATCGCTTGCCCTGCATCTTCCGCCTCCACCCTGAGGCCCGGTTTGGCGAAAAATCCTTGCACACTCCAAGGCTTTTTTGGCTGCTTCGATTCTTTCCCTTTGAGCCGAGTTAAGCTGGTACTCGCTTCGCCCGTCATCAACGCGAACACTACCTGCTCCTGGGAAGACAATGTGCCGGCTCGCCCGATTTTCAGATAGTCCATCACACGCCGTGCACCATACTCAGCCAGCTTTTCAATATCGTTTATTGGCCAGGTGTGTGCCGAGAGCACAGGCTGCCAGCAACGGGCCGCGTAGTTGGCCATCTCCTCAATCTGCTGCTCAATACGGTCACGTACTTGTAGACTCTTAGGCTTTTGCCCTGCGGCTGCCAAAGCATCGGCCACCTGCTGGGCCTCCGCCTTTTCCTTCATGCGCTGCCGCTCGCTAAGCGTTTTCGTCACCCCCTGCACAAGGGCCGCCAGATCCACTGCGGCGGTGATACTCCCCCCCATGACGTCTAACTGGATTTCAGGCAATAGCCCCGAAAACGCATCGATCAATCCTTGTGTCAATTCAGCTTTACCCATCGGCATCGGCTCTCCATTCGCATGGCGCAGTTGTTGAACCATTTGATACAACAGTGCTTCTTTGAATTGCTCAGCAAACAGACTAATCTGTTTGTTCTCTTGCGCCTTCAAGTCAATCCTCTGCGCTAAAGTACGGTACCACTGCTCTTCCCTCTCACGCTGCTGTTCATGTTTTTTCGCCCGTTTTTTTTCCTGAGCGTCGAGCTCAGCGCTTTTCTCCGCCAACTCGGCCTCCTTAGCGTCAAACTCGGCGTCTGAATGATGCTGCCATAACCAGCCGTAGGCCGCCGTCTCAAGCGCCTGAATTTGCGCTCGAGAAATGCGTTTTGATGGCGCACTGTCTGTGACCAGTTGTTTTTCACAATATTCGGTTAGGTTCGCCTGCTTCTCCCAGCGGGCAGTTGAGGCATAACCTGAATGCGACGTCGTCCGCTTATGGCGCTGCAGTAGTTTCTGTTCTATTTTGATACGTAACGCCTCTGTTGTGGGCTGATAAGCCTTGATTTGAAGAGGTGCTGCCAGATCAATAAAGAGTTTAGCCAGGGCTCCATATTCCGCCTCATCAAACGCACGCGCCAGAATGAAATAAGCCCGCGCCTGTCTTTCTTGGCGCTTGCCATCGTAATGCAAAATCTGGCAGGTATGCGTGACCCCGCTTTCGAAATCCTGATTCGCCAGATAGGTTTCACCGAGATAAATGGACAGCATCCCCAGTGCCTGGCGTTGGTTTTGGGCCTCGTGTTTCAGATAAATACGCTGCGTCTCACACAGCAAATCGAGCGCCGCCTGATAATTTCGCTGATCTTCGGGCTGGCCATCTTCCACTTCCTTTTGGATAATCCCCTGATCAACCAGAAGCTCCGCACGCCTGCGCTCATCGAACTTTGCCGAGTGCTGATCCAGCCATTCCGTTAATTTTTGATATTCTTCGAGGGCATCCAATAAACGGCCCTGCTTGCGTAAGGCTCGCGTGAAGTTGCGTAGCGTATAGGCAATCGCCTCCGGATCGACCGCCTCACCCAAATTCACTTGAATCGCGTAACTCGTCTCAAAATCCTGCATCACCTCTACCGCCACCTGGCCCCGTGACACCAGTTGGGAAGCGAGGGTGCCCGACTGATACAGGTACTCCTGCGCATACAGTTTAAGTAACGCCGCTTCTTCCTCGCTCGGTGACTGAGCCGTAAAGTCCTTTGGCGCTTGTTCAAACTGCGCGATCAATTCCTTGGATAGCCCTTGCTTAAAGAAGTGCTGGGCCCTTTGTAGGCACTCATAGGCGAGCTTCAATTCACCGTGATACTGGTAATAGAGTCGGGCCAAACTGCTACCCAAGGTCAATACCTGATTGAGTAAAGGCAGATTTTCTGACAAACCGGCACATGTCTTAAAAAGAAGAGTGTGCACCAGATCCGCATAGGGTTTTAAGTCTTCTGGCTGGCTCTGGCGACCGCTTGTACTTTCATTATCCGTCAAATAACTAAAGACTTCTGATAGGCGCTGAATGTTTTTTTCTAGCAGCGAGCGCTGCTCTGATAGATACTGGTTTTGCACCCCGCTCAGAAAAACCGAGTTTAACTTCAGACTTTGAGTGGCTCGATCGATCTCCACAATCGCGAGTTGCTTGTTGCGTAACGTCTGAATGGCCTCTAGATCGACCTGCCGGTGCTCATTCACAAAAAACGCAAAAGGAATAGAATTCTCTCCCAACCCGGCGGCTTGCTTAAGCAGCATCAAGGCGCGGGCAGTGACTGGGTTCGTCTGCGCTTCCGTTTCGAGCGACGCTAGACTGGCCCGAGCAATTTCATTCAGCAAACTCTCTCGCACCCCTTGGTGTTTCACCGGTTGTGCCAAAAAGTCAGCAAAGTTCCTAAACCCCACATCCACGGTCTGATAGTGTCCGCACAGCGCCTGAATCACCCCGGGATACCCTTCTGTCAGCAGAATGA
Encoded here:
- a CDS encoding RsmB/NOP family class I SAM-dependent RNA methyltransferase, producing the protein MRKLPPWLIDQSETLLNELLKFTGPADVVTSRFFRSQPKLGHAERGFIAEAVFAVLRRKLEFAHLAESGSNRPTRRLALLGLMQTVGRQTLLPSVSAAEVEWLERVAKIDPASLPPRIQMNLPEWLETALSEQLSGKGFSADEYKHLATVLNYPATLDLRVNPLKASRDEVIATLAEAGIEAQATPFAPFGVRVTGKPALNRLLAFEQGHFEVQDEGSQLLCHLVAPKRGEMVVDFCAGAGGKTLALGALMRSTGRLYAFDVADRRLAKLKPRLAKSGLSNVHPVLLDSEHDSKIKRLAGKIDRVLIDAPCSGLGTLRRNPDLKWRHTPASVAELALKQASILASAARLVKPGGRLIYATCSLLAAENEAVVEAFLAAHPGFELIPASGVFAGQHIDLDTGDYLSLWPHRHMTDGFFAAVLERRVE
- the purN gene encoding phosphoribosylglycinamide formyltransferase, which gives rise to MKKIVILISGRGSNMEAIVRACEAQRWPARVAAVIANRADAKGLIFARSQGIAAVTVDSKTYPERALFEAALAEAIDSFTPDLIVLAGFMRVLTAAFVERYANRILNVHPSLLPSFRGLNTHQRALDSGVKIHGATAHFVNSELDGGPIIAQSAVPVMVDDDETTLAARVLASEHILYPRVVRWFVEDRLMLDGARVRLIPPDPQWLIAPEGSI
- a CDS encoding bifunctional riboflavin kinase/FAD synthetase translates to MRVFRGLSNARSKTPCALTIGNFDGVHRGHQMLLAHMREQAQQRGLPVCVMTFEPHPREFFNAASAPPRIALLRDKLEALRLCGVNQVIVEPFNATFASQAAATFIERVIVQGLNTRWLLVGDDFRYGAKRAGDFATLQTASKQYGFEVEKIATITNGNLRISSSAVRAALLTGDLASAGVLLGRAYMISGHVIHGRKLGRELGFPTLNFRIAPQRLALSGIFAVRVHGLAPNPLPAVASLGIRPTVDDSGRTLLEAHVLDWQGDAYGKLVRIEFLKKLRGEEKYDGLATLRAAIARDVDNARTFFISSDQKL
- the ileS gene encoding isoleucine--tRNA ligase, whose translation is MSDKKADAKPVAKYPVNLLNTSFPMRAELPKREPQWIKAWQQKKVYQKIRQICKGRPQFVLHDGPPYANGDIHLGHAVNKILKDMIVKARTLAGFDAAYVPGWDCHGMPIEIQIEKKFGKALPTAEVQRKARAYANEQIERQKTAFQRLGVLGDWESPYLTMDFANEANEIRAFAKILEKGYIFRGLKPVNWCFDCGSALAEAEVEYQDKTDPTIDVGFAFAQPEKIAQAFGLTTLPQANGWIVIWTTTPWTIPANQALNLHPEFSYSLVDTPRGLLILATERVETCLQAYGLSGTIIASAPGKALAGLHFHHPLATAHEAYQRTAPIHLGDYVTLETGTGVVHSAPAYGVEDFISCKAHHIHDEQIINPVLGNGHYAESLALFGGLSIWQANPKIVEALDQAGGLFKTEMYTHSYMHCWRHKTPIIYRATSQWFVGMDLVPKEGGKTLRAAALEGIEATHFYPAWGKQRLFGMIANRPDWTVSRQRQWGVPIAFFVHKETGELHPNMLALLEEIAQRVEQGGIEAWQALDPRELLGDDADHYEKNRDTLDVWFDSGTTHWHVLRGSHQDQLTFPADLYLEGSDQHRGWFHSSLLTASMLDGQPPYKALLTHGFTVDGQGRKMSKSLGNVIAPQQITDTLGAEIIRLWVASTDYSGELSISDEILKRVVESYRRIRNTLRFLLANLSDFVYAQHAQPIASWLEMDRYALAMSAALQREILVHYEQYEFQPALAKLQTFCSEDLGSFYLDILKDRLYTAAPDAPARRAAQTVLYHITQSLLRMIAPILSFTAEEAWQVLEPDAATIFTETHHTYPAVEHAETLIAKWQLVRTVRSEVTKALEAARTSGQIGSSLQAEVELSMSGVRYETLASLGDDLKFILITSAATVVKVEQESDEGIYVTPSAHHKCERCWHYRSDVGTESAHPTLCMRCFNNLFGAGEPTRRAA
- the lspA gene encoding signal peptidase II; protein product: MANQHNRETLIRWLGLALAIILCDQLSKLSIMHTYAYGESHPLTSFFNLVLVYNPGAAFSFLAKAGGWQRWAFIALGIAAALFITYLLKRHSGQKLFCTALSLILGGALGNVVDRLLYGHVIDFLDFHFRGWHWPAFNVADSAITCGAILLIIDELRRVRRAR
- the coaBC gene encoding bifunctional phosphopantothenoylcysteine decarboxylase/phosphopantothenate--cysteine ligase CoaBC, with amino-acid sequence MDLLNKHLVLGLTGGIACYKSAQLTRLLTQAGATVQVVMTDAATQFITPVTMQALSGRPVYTSQWDARMSNNMAHIDLSRAADAIIIAPTSADFIAKLVHGLADDLLSTLAIGRTCPLLVAPAMNQQMWQNPATQRNLAQLHADKILVLGPDAGSQACGETGAGRMLEPMAILDAIIAFFQPKLLAGKRVLITAGPTYEPIDPVRGLTNRSSGKMGFALARAAAHSGAQVRLIAGPTPLATPAGVIRDDVQTAQQMCDAVMAEIAETDIFIAVAAVSDWRVDQVSMEKIKKNSEAITPRFTFVENPDILRMVAHLPKPPFCVGFAAESEELEKHGQEKRIRKNVPLLVGNLGPKAFGYDDNEVTLFDATGATPLPRMDKQALARTLIAEIAQRLTVKD
- the dut gene encoding dUTP diphosphatase; translation: MKIDIKILDPRMRDQLPHYASPGSAGLDLRACLEAPLTLEPGATALVPTGLAIHLNDPGYAALILPRSGLGHKHGIVLGNLVGLIDSDYQGQLMISTWNRGQTRFTLTPFERLAQLVVVPVIQAEFNIVDEFAQSARGEGGFGSTGRA
- a CDS encoding NACHT domain-containing protein, which produces MNTIQVHYPQAPSLPFATDSLTKNLAQARAHKETKPEQADRLYTQVEDTLLKLVEEQGVKPSDLAVLLTDRDESETLEQSALRQLIAEVYFEHGAVFDRLKQTDSAQACYQQAQAWGHPDAAMQLNRGLPVSGPRFSLGRRPVQSAHDVHKEPSAKLLELLKDQSEAVVEISGPPGVGKTMLLQRLMHPRLDPLFASYDLIGWVDCSSVSSAHEDIQAISYALGHGSLDPQSALKKVANYVQQHPHSLLILDGLAPSNVDFVLSWLKSSLGSAQLIYTTTRSLTDQLSPLGRSVELLPLSPLNADQAQNLVQQCLPKESLEAGDFAQLILLTEGYPGVIQALCGHYQTVDVGFRNFADFLAQPVKHQGVRESLLNEIARASLASLETEAQTNPVTARALMLLKQAAGLGENSIPFAFFVNEHRQVDLEAIQTLRNKQLAIVEIDRATQSLKLNSVFLSGVQNQYLSEQRSLLEKNIQRLSEVFSYLTDNESTSGRQSQPEDLKPYADLVHTLLFKTCAGLSENLPLLNQVLTLGSSLARLYYQYHGELKLAYECLQRAQHFFKQGLSKELIAQFEQAPKDFTAQSPSEEEAALLKLYAQEYLYQSGTLASQLVSRGQVAVEVMQDFETSYAIQVNLGEAVDPEAIAYTLRNFTRALRKQGRLLDALEEYQKLTEWLDQHSAKFDERRRAELLVDQGIIQKEVEDGQPEDQRNYQAALDLLCETQRIYLKHEAQNQRQALGMLSIYLGETYLANQDFESGVTHTCQILHYDGKRQERQARAYFILARAFDEAEYGALAKLFIDLAAPLQIKAYQPTTEALRIKIEQKLLQRHKRTTSHSGYASTARWEKQANLTEYCEKQLVTDSAPSKRISRAQIQALETAAYGWLWQHHSDAEFDAKEAELAEKSAELDAQEKKRAKKHEQQREREEQWYRTLAQRIDLKAQENKQISLFAEQFKEALLYQMVQQLRHANGEPMPMGKAELTQGLIDAFSGLLPEIQLDVMGGSITAAVDLAALVQGVTKTLSERQRMKEKAEAQQVADALAAAGQKPKSLQVRDRIEQQIEEMANYAARCWQPVLSAHTWPINDIEKLAEYGARRVMDYLKIGRAGTLSSQEQVVFALMTGEASTSLTRLKGKESKQPKKPWSVQGFFAKPGLRVEAEDAGQAMYLLSQQALPSVYGYRLGSPLEARTRPYDGPFKSEADAQRRAEEARQQQNRCLVM